In the genome of Xanthomonas hortorum pv. pelargonii, the window GGGAACAGGCCACTCAGCGGCGCCACCGCCACCGGGTCGTACAACGTACCCACCGCCGTGCCGTAGCTGCCGAATGCAAAGGCATTCTTCGAGTCCAGCTTGAAGGCCGACGCCGATGCACTCAGGCGATGACCGACGCGGCCGGTGTCGAACGTCGCGCGGATGCCGACATCGCCGGTGGTGACCTTGTCTTCCCGGTAGTTGTCGAAGCGGCCGGTGTTCAAATTGCCGGCGGCATCGGCGTTTGGATTCGCCAGCACGTTGTGCTCGTCGCTGTCGCGCATGCCGATCGCCGCCCAGGCCATGACGCTGTCGGTCAGGTCGTATTCGGCCCGGATCACGCCGAAGGTGTCGCGCTCTTGGGCGAAGGTCCAAGGCTGGGCGAAGTTGATATCGGCATCGGGTGCGATCGGAATTCCACCCACCGGAGTGATGCTCGGACGCGGACGGTCGGTACGCTGGTCCTGCCAGCCGATGTCAGCTGACAGGCGCAGCCGCTCGCCACGAAAATCCACGCCCAGCGAACCCATGCCCAGCTCGCGATCCTCGTCGGTGGCGTTCTCGCCATCGCGGCGCGCGAGGTTGGCGCGCAGCCCCCAGGCACGGTCCGGGCCGAAGCGGTAGGACGCATCCGCCGCGCCATACACCTGGCCGCCGGTTTCGGTGCCCAGCGTCAGCCGGGTAACGTCATTCTCGCCAGCGCGCTTGGGCACCAGATTGAACGCGCCGCCGACCCCGCTGCCGCCGGGTGCGGCGCCGTTGATGAAACTGTTGGCGCCGCGAAACACTTCCACCCGCTCCAGGAACTCGGCCGCCACGTATTGACGCGGCAGCAGGCCGTACAGGCCGTTGTAGCTCATGTCGTCGGAGAACACGGGGAAGCCGCGCACCACGTACAACTCCTGGAAGTTGCCGAACCCACGCGCCACCCGCACCGCCGGGTCGTTCTGCACCACGTCGGCCACGCTGCGCGCCTGCTGGTTGCGCATCAACTCGGCGGTGAAGTTCATGCTGTTGAACGGCGTGTCCATCACGTCGAGGTTGCCGAACAGACCGACGCGGCCGCCGGTGGCGACCTGGCCGCCGGCATAGTCGGGCGGCAGCTCGACCTGCGAACCGTCCGCAGTGACGGTCAACGTGTCGAGCGTCTTGGCAGTGTCGAGGGGCGTTGCAGCTTGCTGCGACCACGCGATCGGCGCGGCGCAGAAACAGGCGATGGCAACGGCAAGTCGCGCGCGCGGACGCAGCGACAGGAAATGCGGAACATGGGCGCGCATGCAGGGAACCTGGTCAGCTTGGAGTGAGACGCTGGCTGGGGACGCGGGTTCCCTGGCTGAGAAGCCGTCCAGGAGCACGCAGACGACGTGGAATTATTGCACCTTTCGCTTGGCGCCCCGAGTTGATGACATCGGTGTTGGCAAGACGCTGGGCATCGGCGTTGGCCTGCCTTGGCTAGGCCGCCACAGCTGCACGCCACGTGCATGTACCCAGCGCGCGCGACAGTCCAGCGTCAACAGCAAAAATCCCGGTAGGCGCAAGACCTTACCGGGATTCTGGTGACACAAAGTGCTGTCGAGATCAGAACGGAATATCGTCATCGGCAAAGTCGTCCATCGGCGGCGCGGACTGCTGCTGGGCCGGCTGCTGACGACGCGGGGCATAATCCTGACCGCCGCCCTGACCGCCACCGCCGCCACCCTGCTGCTGGCGCGGCGCCTGCGCGCGCT includes:
- a CDS encoding TonB-dependent receptor — its product is MRAHVPHFLSLRPRARLAVAIACFCAAPIAWSQQAATPLDTAKTLDTLTVTADGSQVELPPDYAGGQVATGGRVGLFGNLDVMDTPFNSMNFTAELMRNQQARSVADVVQNDPAVRVARGFGNFQELYVVRGFPVFSDDMSYNGLYGLLPRQYVAAEFLERVEVFRGANSFINGAAPGGSGVGGAFNLVPKRAGENDVTRLTLGTETGGQVYGAADASYRFGPDRAWGLRANLARRDGENATDEDRELGMGSLGVDFRGERLRLSADIGWQDQRTDRPRPSITPVGGIPIAPDADINFAQPWTFAQERDTFGVIRAEYDLTDSVMAWAAIGMRDSDEHNVLANPNADAAGNLNTGRFDNYREDKVTTGDVGIRATFDTGRVGHRLSASASAFKLDSKNAFAFGSYGTAVGTLYDPVAVAPLSGLFPGGVLFEPLTTSKNETRSVAIADTLAFDDGRILLTLGARHQTLEQYGYDYNTGARLSSYSDSVVTPVGAVVFKFGRAVSLYANYAEALLPGQEVPAVSGSTPLENAGELLAPFKSKQFEIGAKYDAGSYGATAALFRINQPNTIVSNARLTTDGEQRNQGLELSFYGQPIDGLRALGGITLLDAGYNKTQDGVNEGNDVLGVPEKQANLGLEWDIAALPGLTLDGRAVYTDRQYADAVNVLEIPSWTRFDLGARYAFQAAGKAWSVRARVDNLFDRSFWSSVGGASGANYLVLAAPRTFTVSFSIDL